One genomic region from Macrobrachium rosenbergii isolate ZJJX-2024 chromosome 1, ASM4041242v1, whole genome shotgun sequence encodes:
- the LOC136848583 gene encoding LOW QUALITY PROTEIN: PI-PLC X domain-containing protein 3 (The sequence of the model RefSeq protein was modified relative to this genomic sequence to represent the inferred CDS: inserted 2 bases in 1 codon; deleted 1 base in 1 codon): MTRLHPEIRKIPLNHLFIPGSHDAFSFSLTEGEDVGPDAPDVVANLDSCCSCMARPAILRWSVTQKASVADQLKHGIRYFDIRVAARDSRFFFVHGLYGGDLEPLLSEISHFLVRHPGEVVLLDFQHFHGLSSNDHAALIALLKTTFSDLLCPFFQQLKHLTLSYLARYKYQVLVFYRHDQSMQAVSWLWSSDSIPNPWPDTTSVTKMISFLEQQLKDRDPHTFFVTQCILTPSGKYLLRHFAGMLEKKMAVPCNRVVGAWVGHLPXGPQGPNIVMTDFVEFDDWAVPRAVIKKNTSPHLPPSSSQRY, encoded by the exons GGTCCCACGACGCCTTCAGCTTCAGCCTGACGGAGGGGGAGGACGTAGGGCCCGACGCCCCAGACGTCGTGGCCAATCTGGACTCCTGCTGTTCGTGTATGGCACGACCTGCCATCCTGCGGTGGTCGGTGACGCAGAAGGCGTCCGTAGCGGATCAACTCAAACATGGCATCAG gTACTTCGACATTCGTGTGGCCGCCAGGGACTCGAGGTTCTTCTTCGTCCACGGGCTTTACGGAGGTGACCTCGAGCCGCTGCTGTCTGAG ATCTCGCACTTCCTGGTGAGGCATCCCGGAGAAGTGGTGCTCCTAGACTTCCAGCACTTCCACGGGCTGAGTTCAAACGACCACGCCGCCCTCATCGCTCTCCTGAAGACGACCTTCTCGGACCTGCTGTGC CCTTTTTTCCAGCAGCTGAAGCATCTGACTCTCTCGTACCTCGCGCGGTACAAATATCAG GTACTGGTGTTCTACAGACACGACCAGTCGATGCAAGCCGTGTCGTGGCTATGGTCCAGCGACTCCATTCCGAACCCGTGGCCAGACACCACTTCGGTGACCAAAATGATCTCGTTCTTGGAGCAGCAGCTGAAGGATAGAGACCCACACACGTTCTTCGTTACTCA GTGCATCCTGACGCCCTCCGGGAAATACCTCCTGCGACACTTCGCAGGGATGCTGGAGAAGAAGATGGCCGTCCCCTGCAACCGGGTGGTGGGGGCGTGGGTGGGCCACCTCCC GGGGCCTCAGGGGCCGAACATCGTCATGACGGACTTCGTGGAGTTCGACGACTGGGCTGTCCCAAGGGCAGTCATCAAGAAGAACACTTCTCCGCATTTGCCTCCGTCGTCTTCGCAGAgatattag